GGCGTCCTGCTACTGCCCGCGACGACCGGAGATTCGGTGCCGCCGCTCTTTTACCCGGTCTTCGCCGTCGGGTACTTCGTGCTGATGTACGTCGCGACGTTCTGGCAGGCGGCGCTCATCTCACAGGCGAACATCGCACTAGAGGGCGGAGACCCGAGCGTCGCCGGGGGAATCTCGGCAGCAGCCCAGCGCGGCGGACGTCTGCTCCCCTGGGTTCTTATCACCGGTGTCGTCTCCTGGATCATCAGCGCCATCGAGGAGCGGGTGCCGTTCGTCGGACGATTGCTGGACGTCGCCTGGCGCGTGGTGTCCTTCCAGGTGCTGCCCACGATCGTGCTGCAGAATCTCGGCGCGATCGACGCCGTCAAGAAGACCAAGGAAACGCTCAAGAACGCCTGGGGCCAGAACGTCGTCGGCGTCGTGGGCCTGAACTTTTTCACCGCAATGTTGACGCTGCCCGGGGCCGGGTTGATCTATCTGGGAGTCGCCGCGAACGCCACCGCTGTGACGGGCGTGCTCGCGGCACTCGGCGCGCTGTGGATCCTGGCGGGCTCCATCATCGGAGCCGCACTCACCGGGATCTTTCAGACCGCCCTGTACCGGTTCACGGTTGATGGCCATGTGCCGGGACCGTTCGCCGGAGTAGACCTGCGCCAGGCGCTCAAGACCAGGTAGACGCCCTCCACGCCATCCTGGATTCAGGTGGTACCTGTCACTCTTCCTCACACCTCAGTTGTCACACTGGTAACTTGTGTAACAAGAGTTGTTACACATCAGGGGACTCGGTGGCTTCTTCCAACGCACTGCCGACATCGTGGGACATTTTCAAGACATCGATACGCCTCCTGCGCCGTCACAGGACGCTCGCGCTCTTCCCCGTCGCTGCCGGCATCTCTGCGGCGCTGTTCATCGTGATCTTGATAACCCTGGGACTTCTCTTGCCGCCGGGCATCGACAAGACTGCGCCACAGTTCATCCGTGCCGCGCTGACCGTCGACTACCTCATCCTGTGGTACCTCGTGATGTTCTGGCTCACGGCCCTCATAACACAGGCGGACGCCGCACTGGAGGGTCGAAAGCCGATCTTCGCCAACGGTTTCCGGACAGCAGCCCGCTACCGCTGGCGGCTAGTCCCCTGGGTTCTCATCGATGCGGCCGTCACCTGGGGCATTGGTGTCATCGACGAGAATCTCCTGTATGTCGGGAGCCTCGTGCACGTTCTCTTCATCGGACGTTTTCTCGACCTCGTCTGGCGCGCAGTCTCATTCCAGGTGCTTCCGGCAATCGTCCTGCACGACGCACGCACCACGGATGCCATCAAGGCCTCCAAGAGCGTCCTCCGGCGCGTGCTGACCAAAAATGTCCTTGCCCAGGTGGGTCTTCGCATCTTCACCCTGGTGCTGGTACTGCCAGGTGCGGCTTTGCTTTTCGCCGCCGCCACGGTGGGCCAAGGAGTGCTCGCGGGCCTGCTCGGACTGTGCGGTGGTCTCTGGATCGCGGCCGCAGTCTTGACCGCCGTGACCGTCAGCGGGATTTATCAAACGGTGCTGTACCGAAGCGCAGCCGCGTCAAACACAACCTAGATAAAGAGCGTCAACACGATCCAGGTGGCCACCGCGGAAGGCAGCAACGAGTCCAGACGGTCCATGATGCCGCCGTGTCCGGGCAGCAGCGTGCCCATGTCCTTGATGCCCAAGTCGCGCTTGACCTGCGACTCGACCAAGTCGCCGAGGGTTCCCGTGATGACGAGCATGATGCCCAGTGCCACACCGACAAAGGGATGGTGACCCAGCAGGAAGGTCACCGCCAGGGTCGATGCGGTCGTGCCCACCAGGAGCGAGCCGGCCAAGCCCTCCCAGGATTTCTTGGGACTGATTGCGGGTGCCATCGGATGCTTACCGAACAGCACACCGGCCGCATACCCTCCGATGTCGGAGAAGGTGACCCCGAGCATGAGGCAGAAGACCTGCTCAGCGCCATTTTCCGGATAGACCAGAAGCGCGCCGAAGGATGCGAACAGCGGGATCCACGCGGCGACGAACACCGTGATGGCGACATCGCGCAGATAGTTCACCGGCTGCTGGTTCAACCCGTGCCCGACCAGGCGCCAGATCATGCAGACCACGACGGTAGCGCCAAACGCACCCAACGCTCCGGCGGTCCCCCACGGCCAGGTCAGCCAGATCATGGCCTGCCCACCAACGAAGAGCGGGATGAATGGCACCGAGATGTCGGCCTGGCGCAGCCGCTTGGTCACCTCCCACATCGCGATGCCGAGGAAGACCGAGATGATGCCGACCCAGATCTCCTTCTGGTACAGCAGCGAGAAAATGATCATGGCGGCGAGAACAGCGCCGACGCCGATGGCCGCCGGCAAATTGCGTCCGGCCCGGGACTTCGTCCCCGAAGGGGGCGCAGGGCTGTTGCCGGGGGCCGGAGCCGCGTCGGTATCTCCCATGGTCGTCATTACCGGGGGCCCTAGACCTCCAGTAACTCGCCTTCTTTGTGCTTCACCAACTCATCGATCTGAGTCACGTACTGGGAGGTGGTCTTGTCCAGATCCTTTTCCGCGCGGCCCACTTCGTCCTCGCCGGCCTCGCCGTCCTTCTTGATCCGGTTCAGTTCGTCATTGGCCTTACGCCGGATGTTGCGCAGGGTCACCTTGGCGTCCTCGCCCTTGCCCTTGGCCTGCTTGACGAGCTCGCGACGACGTTCCTCGGTGAGCTGCGGAATGGCAACGCGAATGATGCTGCCGTCGTTGCTCGGGTTCAGGCCCAGGTCCGAGTTGCGGATCGCCTCCTCGATGGCCTTGAGCTGATTGGCCTCGTACGGCTTGATGACCACCAGGCGGGCCTCGGGCACGTTGATGCCGGCGATCTGCGTGATGGGGGTGATGGTGCCGTAGTAGTCGATGACAACCCGCTGAAACATTCCAGGGTTGGCACGGCCCGTGCGAATCGTCGCGAAGTCATCGCGGGCGACCGACACGGCCTTTTCCATCTTCTCCTCGGCGTCGAGAAGAACCTCGTCAATCACGATTGATCTCCCATCGGGTCTGATGATCTTCGCGCAAGCGGCTCATCATGGTGTTACCAGCGTTCCGATCTTCTCACCTGCGACCGCCCTGGCGATATTGCCTTCGGTAAGCAGGTTGAACACCAGGATTGGCATCCGGTTGTCCATACACAGGCTGAACGCGGTGGCATCGGCGACCTGCAATCCGCGATCAATGACCTCGCGGTGCGTGATCTCCGGCAGGAACTCGGCGTCAGGATTGGCGCGCGGGTCATCGGTGAAGATGCCGTCGACCGCCTTGGCCATCAGCACCACCTCGGCGCCGATCTCCAGCGCGCGCTGTGCCGCAGTGGTGTCGGTGGAGAAGTACGGCAATCCCATGCCGGCACCGAAGATGACAACGCGGCCCTTCTCGAGATGCCTCCTGGCCCGCAGCGGGATGTACGGTTCGGCAACCTGGCCCATGGTGATAGCCGTCTGCACGCGCGTGACAATGCCTTCTTTTTCCAGAAAGTCTTGCAGTGCAAGGCTATTCATGACGGTGCCGAGCATGCCCATGTAGTCCGAGCGCGTCCGTTCCATCCCGCGCTGCTGCAGCTGCGCGCCACGGAAGAAGTTGCCACCGCCGATGACGACCGCCACCTCGGCACCGCTGCGAACCACCTCGGCAATTTGGCTGGCCACCCTATGGACCACATCCGGGTCAAGACCGACAGCTCCCCCGCCGAACATCTCGCCGCCGAGCTTGAGCAGCACCCGCTTATATCCGGTGCGGCTCACATCGCGAGTCATCACGCCTCCTCGGTACGGGTTCAACAACGCCGGTGCACAAAACTCAGCCATCGGGCCCGCTGCTTCTGCTCATCGCGCAAGCGGCTCATCGGAAGGCCGCGACGGCGGTGTCTATCCTGCCTTATTGGGCGACGCTCGTTGGCACGACCCGGCGAACCGAGCCGGGGCCGACTGTGGTTTCGGTGAGGCCGACGAGAGCTTGCGGCAACGGCGCCACGTGCAGCACGCCCAGACGCTGTGTGGCGCGGGTGAGCGCCACATAGAGCTCGGCCGCACCGCGCGGCCCATCCGCCAGGATCCGTTCCGGCTCCACGACCAGCACCGCGTCGAACTCCAGGCCCTTGGTCTCGGAGGCGGGCACCGTGCCGGGTACACCCGGTGGCCCGATCACCACACTCGTGCCCTCCCGAGCGTCTTCATCGCTCGTGAATTCCTCGATGGCTTTTGATAATTCGCCCTCGGTGAGATGTCTCGACCAGGGGCGCACGCCACAGGAACGGACGGATTCGGGTGGCTGGACGCCCGGTGCGAACTCGGCAAGCAGCGCCGCGGCGACGGCCATGATCTCTGCTGGGGTGCGGTAGTTCACCGACAACGACCGGTACAGCCAGCGTCCCGGCACATACGGGGCCAGAATCGCGTCCCAGGAGGTGGCACCGGCCACCGATCGGCGCTGAGCCAGGTCCCCGACCACCGTGAACGAGCGGCTTGGACACCGGCGCATCAAAACTCGCCAGTCCATTTCGGACAGCTCCTGCGCCTCGTCGATCACGATGTGCCCGTACGTCCAGTCCCGGTCGGCCGAGGCGCGTTCGACCAGGTCGCGGGTGTCACGTTCGGTGAATCGTTCCGCGAGGTCCTCGGCGCCGAGCAGATCGGTGGCGAAGAGGTGGTCTTCGTCGTCCATCATGTCTTCACGGCCGGTCATCAGGTCCAACACCCCGGCCGCGTACTCGGCCTCGGCCCTGCGCTCCTGTTCAGCCGCCTCCTCTGCGGCCTTATCGCGGCCCACCAGGTCGACAAGCTCATCGAGCAGGGGTATGTCTGAGACCGTCCATGCGTCACCGACAGGGCGTGCCAGTGCCGGATCCGCACCGGCAGCGCGCAGCCGCTCCGGTGAGGTGTACAGCTCCGACAAGAGCATCTCCGGCGTCAGCATCGGCCATAGCTCGTCGAGTGCGGCGGCGAATCCCTCGTGATCCCCGAGTTCATCCAGCAGCTCCGCGCGCAGGTGCTCCCATGCCTTGCGGTCCTCGCGTGTGAGCCACCCCTTGCCGATACGTGGGATCGCCCGCTCCGTGATCGCCCACGTCAGTACGTCGGTGAAGACCGTTCGCGCCTCGTTGTGCGGGAGCCTGCTCGCACGCGCCTCCTCGATGGCCCACTGCGCTATATCGGCATCGATGCGCACCGAAACGTCGGTGAGCTGGATGCGCAGTGGTTCCACGGGGGTCCGCTGCCGATCCGCGACCGCAGCCGCGAGCACGTCAAGAATCTGCAGCGAGCCCTTGAGACGCGCGGCCTCCGCTCCATCCTCCGCCGTCACCTTCAGACCGGGCAGCAGATCTCCCGCCGTCGTGAACACCACGTTCGTCTCGCCCAACGACGGCAGGACCCGCGAAATATGGCTGAGGAAGGCCGCATTCGGGCCCACAACCAGCACACCGTGGCGTTCCATCCGCTTGCGCTGGGTGTACAGCAGGTAGGCGACGCGGTGCAGCGCCACGACGGTTTTGCCTGTGCCGGGACCGCCCTCGATGACCAGCACGCCAGGATGATCGAGCCGGATGATCCTGTCCTGCTCGGCCTGGATGGTCGCCACGATGTCGCGCATGCCGTTGCCGCGCGGTGCGTTCACGGCCGCGAGCAGCGCCGCATCACTCATGCTTCCGCGTTCGCCGTCGCGATCTTCACTGTCGGGACGGCCCAGGATTTCGTCGGAGAACGCATCTACGTGACGTCCCCGAGTCCGAAATTGGCGCCGGCGCCGAGTGTTTTCCGGGTTGGCCCCGGTGGCGATGTAGAAGGCCTGCGCTGCCGGAGCCCGCCAATCGATCAGCAGTGGTTCGTAGTCATTCGTCTCGTCCAGAAGACCGATGCGTCCGACGTAGGACCGCTCTCCCGAGACGGCATCCAGCCGGCCGAAGCACAGTCCGTCGTCGGCGACATCCAAGCGTTGCGCCTGACTGGCCAGTGCGCGCACCTCGTCGTCGCGCTCGACCATGGCCGCACCGTTCTGCTGATCGACAGGCGCACGCAGGGTGCTGCGGTATCGCCCCTTAACGCGCGCACGCTCGGCGTCGAGCCGCACATAGAGCCCAGCGATGTACTCCCGCTCGGATTCCAGTTCTTCCTCGTATGTCGTCAACTGGACTTCCCCGTTTCCGTTCTCATTCATGGCATCTGACGTTCGGCCAGCGATTGTGCGGTATGACCGGGGCCTTGCCGCAAGGCCCCCTGTCCGATATATGTTGGAAGGGGCAGGTTGTTCATACCGAGTCGACGGTCGTCTCCGTCCGCAATTCTTTGCGCCAGCTCCATAGCCCGACGGCGGCCATCACGGTGAGAAACGCGTATAGACCTGCCGTCAGGTTCAACCCCTTGAACAGATAAACACCTACGGAGAACGTGTCGGTGATGATCCAGAGTGCCCAATTCTCGATCCATTTTCGGTTCATCATGAATTGGGAGACGATACTGAGCCCGGTGATCACCGAATCAAGCTGAGGGGCATTGGAATCGGTGAACGTGATCAGGAACGCATACAGTGCCGCCACCAGGACCGCCAGGGACAACGCCAACGGCAGCCACGCCCGCCGTGGCGTCCGCCGCACCACGACACCATGCCGATCCGGGCTTCCCCGCCGCCACAGGTACCAGCCCTGAGCGGCCAGCGCGATAAACATGACCTGCAGGGCAGCGTCGGCGTACAGGGTCTGCCGGCTAAAGACCACGATGTAGAACAGCGAGCTGACGATCGCGACCGGGAAGGTCCAAATATTCTGGCGGACAGCGAGGATCACGAACAGCACACCGGCCAGGCTGCCGATTAGCTCTGTCCAGTCCACCGCAACAGGCTAGCCGAGCACCAGTAAGCTCGCGCCATGGCGACACCGGCACCACTGCGAAGCTTCGCGTGGCTGGCCACGATCATCAGCGAGAGCGAGCCACACTGCGGCGATGTGCGTGTTGTGGCCGTCGACGGCAGGGGCGCCGCCGGCAAGAGCACCTTTGCTGCACGACTACACACAGCGGTATCGGCGACAACCCCGTCCACGGCACTGCTGCACACCGACGACTTCGCGTCCTGGGAGACGTTCTTCGGGTGGTGGCCGCGGTTCGAGGAGCAGATTCTCGCGCCCTGGGCGCACGGCAACTTGGCGCGGTACCGGCGCTACGACTGGACGACCCGAGAATTCGGCCCACCGGAGCAGTGCGCACCGCCGTCGGTGCTGATTCTCGAGGGCGTCGGCTCGGGCCGCGCAGCCGCCGACCGCTGGTTGAGTTCGCTGATCTGGGTGCAGACCGGCCAACTGACCCGTAGGCGCCGGGCGGAGGTTCGCGATGGCGAGGAGCTCCGCGAGTTCTGGCGATTGTGGCTCAACGAGGAGGAAGCGCACTTCCGCCGGGATCCCACCGCGGCCCGCGCCGACCTCATCGTCGACGGCGATCCCGCGGTGCCACCGGACGACCCCGACCGCGACTTCCTGCTCGGCCGTTAACGCAACGGCACCGTCGGCCCGTTCGGGTCAAGTGGCGCACAGCTGTCCCGCCCTACCGTCGTGGAGCATTTCGCCGCCGGGATCGCCGGGCGGTAGCCGGCTGCGGTGCCTGCATCCCGGGTGATCTGGGTGTAGGTCTGGACGGCATCGGTGGGCACG
This genomic window from Mycobacteroides chelonae contains:
- a CDS encoding DUF6159 family protein, translating into MAVTSTLSTSWQIFKTSAKVLSSRKELVVFPILSGLTALLVLIGMVTLGVLLLPATTGDSVPPLFYPVFAVGYFVLMYVATFWQAALISQANIALEGGDPSVAGGISAAAQRGGRLLPWVLITGVVSWIISAIEERVPFVGRLLDVAWRVVSFQVLPTIVLQNLGAIDAVKKTKETLKNAWGQNVVGVVGLNFFTAMLTLPGAGLIYLGVAANATAVTGVLAALGALWILAGSIIGAALTGIFQTALYRFTVDGHVPGPFAGVDLRQALKTR
- a CDS encoding DUF6159 family protein, which translates into the protein MASSNALPTSWDIFKTSIRLLRRHRTLALFPVAAGISAALFIVILITLGLLLPPGIDKTAPQFIRAALTVDYLILWYLVMFWLTALITQADAALEGRKPIFANGFRTAARYRWRLVPWVLIDAAVTWGIGVIDENLLYVGSLVHVLFIGRFLDLVWRAVSFQVLPAIVLHDARTTDAIKASKSVLRRVLTKNVLAQVGLRIFTLVLVLPGAALLFAAATVGQGVLAGLLGLCGGLWIAAAVLTAVTVSGIYQTVLYRSAAASNTT
- a CDS encoding phosphatidate cytidylyltransferase produces the protein MGDTDAAPAPGNSPAPPSGTKSRAGRNLPAAIGVGAVLAAMIIFSLLYQKEIWVGIISVFLGIAMWEVTKRLRQADISVPFIPLFVGGQAMIWLTWPWGTAGALGAFGATVVVCMIWRLVGHGLNQQPVNYLRDVAITVFVAAWIPLFASFGALLVYPENGAEQVFCLMLGVTFSDIGGYAAGVLFGKHPMAPAISPKKSWEGLAGSLLVGTTASTLAVTFLLGHHPFVGVALGIMLVITGTLGDLVESQVKRDLGIKDMGTLLPGHGGIMDRLDSLLPSAVATWIVLTLFI
- the frr gene encoding ribosome recycling factor; this translates as MIDEVLLDAEEKMEKAVSVARDDFATIRTGRANPGMFQRVVIDYYGTITPITQIAGINVPEARLVVIKPYEANQLKAIEEAIRNSDLGLNPSNDGSIIRVAIPQLTEERRRELVKQAKGKGEDAKVTLRNIRRKANDELNRIKKDGEAGEDEVGRAEKDLDKTTSQYVTQIDELVKHKEGELLEV
- the pyrH gene encoding UMP kinase, with protein sequence MTRDVSRTGYKRVLLKLGGEMFGGGAVGLDPDVVHRVASQIAEVVRSGAEVAVVIGGGNFFRGAQLQQRGMERTRSDYMGMLGTVMNSLALQDFLEKEGIVTRVQTAITMGQVAEPYIPLRARRHLEKGRVVIFGAGMGLPYFSTDTTAAQRALEIGAEVVLMAKAVDGIFTDDPRANPDAEFLPEITHREVIDRGLQVADATAFSLCMDNRMPILVFNLLTEGNIARAVAGEKIGTLVTP
- the helR gene encoding RNA polymerase recycling motor ATPase HelR, with the protein product MNENGNGEVQLTTYEEELESEREYIAGLYVRLDAERARVKGRYRSTLRAPVDQQNGAAMVERDDEVRALASQAQRLDVADDGLCFGRLDAVSGERSYVGRIGLLDETNDYEPLLIDWRAPAAQAFYIATGANPENTRRRRQFRTRGRHVDAFSDEILGRPDSEDRDGERGSMSDAALLAAVNAPRGNGMRDIVATIQAEQDRIIRLDHPGVLVIEGGPGTGKTVVALHRVAYLLYTQRKRMERHGVLVVGPNAAFLSHISRVLPSLGETNVVFTTAGDLLPGLKVTAEDGAEAARLKGSLQILDVLAAAVADRQRTPVEPLRIQLTDVSVRIDADIAQWAIEEARASRLPHNEARTVFTDVLTWAITERAIPRIGKGWLTREDRKAWEHLRAELLDELGDHEGFAAALDELWPMLTPEMLLSELYTSPERLRAAGADPALARPVGDAWTVSDIPLLDELVDLVGRDKAAEEAAEQERRAEAEYAAGVLDLMTGREDMMDDEDHLFATDLLGAEDLAERFTERDTRDLVERASADRDWTYGHIVIDEAQELSEMDWRVLMRRCPSRSFTVVGDLAQRRSVAGATSWDAILAPYVPGRWLYRSLSVNYRTPAEIMAVAAALLAEFAPGVQPPESVRSCGVRPWSRHLTEGELSKAIEEFTSDEDAREGTSVVIGPPGVPGTVPASETKGLEFDAVLVVEPERILADGPRGAAELYVALTRATQRLGVLHVAPLPQALVGLTETTVGPGSVRRVVPTSVAQ
- the pnuC gene encoding nicotinamide riboside transporter PnuC; protein product: MDWTELIGSLAGVLFVILAVRQNIWTFPVAIVSSLFYIVVFSRQTLYADAALQVMFIALAAQGWYLWRRGSPDRHGVVVRRTPRRAWLPLALSLAVLVAALYAFLITFTDSNAPQLDSVITGLSIVSQFMMNRKWIENWALWIITDTFSVGVYLFKGLNLTAGLYAFLTVMAAVGLWSWRKELRTETTVDSV
- a CDS encoding uridine kinase family protein — protein: MATPAPLRSFAWLATIISESEPHCGDVRVVAVDGRGAAGKSTFAARLHTAVSATTPSTALLHTDDFASWETFFGWWPRFEEQILAPWAHGNLARYRRYDWTTREFGPPEQCAPPSVLILEGVGSGRAAADRWLSSLIWVQTGQLTRRRRAEVRDGEELREFWRLWLNEEEAHFRRDPTAARADLIVDGDPAVPPDDPDRDFLLGR